A single region of the Streptomyces sp. NBC_01381 genome encodes:
- a CDS encoding amino acid ABC transporter permease, with protein MKALSHESTALYDVPGPNTERRHKLYGLLSTLILLALVGWILYLLFDTDQFTETKWMPFEYKGIQELLLRGLGNTLKAFAISAVLALALGGLLATGRLSEHRPVRWVATLIVEFFRAMPVLVMIFFVFVALKVQPLPALVAGLTLYNGSVLAEVFRSGVNSVERGQREAAYALGMRKTQVMTHVLVPQAVRAMLPAIISQLVVALKDTSLGYLITYEEFLHAGKLIASNLDYDLPFIPVVLVISPIYIGMCMLLSWFAQWVSKRQRRNPKTEAVEVAPAEPGTLLPGPQ; from the coding sequence ATGAAAGCCCTCTCCCACGAATCGACCGCCCTCTACGACGTACCGGGGCCCAACACCGAGCGCAGACACAAGCTCTACGGACTGCTCTCCACGCTGATCCTCCTCGCCCTGGTCGGCTGGATCCTCTATCTGCTCTTCGACACCGACCAGTTCACGGAGACGAAGTGGATGCCCTTCGAGTACAAGGGCATCCAGGAGCTGCTGCTCCGGGGCCTCGGCAACACGCTCAAGGCGTTCGCCATCTCCGCGGTGCTCGCGCTCGCGCTCGGCGGACTGCTCGCCACCGGGCGACTCTCCGAGCACCGCCCGGTGCGCTGGGTGGCCACGCTGATCGTGGAGTTCTTCCGCGCGATGCCGGTCCTTGTCATGATCTTCTTCGTCTTCGTGGCGCTGAAGGTGCAGCCGCTGCCCGCGCTGGTCGCCGGACTGACGCTCTACAACGGCTCGGTGCTCGCCGAGGTCTTCCGCTCGGGCGTCAACTCCGTCGAACGCGGGCAGCGGGAGGCCGCGTACGCGCTCGGCATGCGCAAGACACAGGTGATGACCCATGTCCTGGTGCCGCAGGCCGTGCGCGCCATGCTGCCCGCCATCATCAGCCAGTTGGTGGTGGCCCTGAAGGACACCTCGCTCGGTTATCTGATCACCTATGAGGAGTTCCTCCACGCCGGGAAGCTGATCGCGTCGAACCTCGACTACGATCTACCTTTCATCCCCGTGGTTCTGGTGATCTCGCCGATCTACATCGGGATGTGCATGCTGCTTTCGTGGTTCGCCCAGTGGGTGTCCAAGCGTCAGCGGCGCAATCCCAAGACCGAGGCCGTGGAAGTGGCACCGGCCGAACCAGGGACGCTGCTGCCGGGTCCGCAGTAG
- a CDS encoding amino acid ABC transporter permease: MDTLTDNFSTFAEGFLGTVQLTVYSSILALVLGFLMASFRVAPVGSFRAFGTAWVTVLRNTPLTLLFFAVLLGLPRFGLVLPFEVFAVLALGCYTSAFICEALRSGINTVPKGQGEAARSLGMTFGQTLSVVVLPQAFRSVIPPVGSTLIALAKNSAIAGAFSVTELLGTYKTLSELGYSIIWTFIWIAVGYLIITLAISAVFNILEKRWGVAR, translated from the coding sequence GTGGACACGCTGACAGACAACTTCTCCACCTTCGCCGAGGGCTTTCTCGGCACCGTCCAACTCACCGTGTACTCCTCGATCCTGGCGCTCGTGCTCGGGTTCCTGATGGCGTCGTTCCGGGTGGCCCCGGTCGGCTCGTTCCGGGCCTTCGGCACGGCGTGGGTGACGGTCCTGCGCAACACCCCGCTCACCCTGCTCTTCTTCGCGGTGCTGCTCGGCCTGCCGCGCTTCGGACTCGTGCTGCCCTTCGAGGTGTTCGCCGTCCTCGCGCTCGGCTGCTACACCTCCGCCTTCATCTGCGAGGCCCTGCGCTCGGGCATCAACACCGTGCCCAAGGGCCAGGGCGAGGCGGCCCGCAGCCTGGGCATGACCTTCGGGCAGACGCTCTCCGTGGTGGTGCTCCCGCAGGCGTTCCGGTCGGTCATCCCGCCGGTCGGCTCCACCCTCATCGCGCTCGCCAAGAACTCGGCGATCGCGGGCGCGTTCAGCGTCACCGAGCTGCTCGGCACGTACAAGACACTCAGCGAACTCGGCTACAGCATCATCTGGACGTTCATCTGGATCGCCGTCGGCTACCTGATCATCACCCTCGCCATCAGCGCCGTCTTCAACATCCTCGAGAAGCGCTGGGGAGTCGCCCGATGA
- a CDS encoding alpha/beta fold hydrolase: MGLPRKTLRTTTVGAVSATLVAGAALGLAPAAQAAPATAPAASSTDVRFVDIPGDGGTILKANVFTPKGAKSGDKYPAIVLPTSWAMPQIEYVAQAQKLANSGYVVVSYNSRGFWQSGGEIETGGPEDIADASKVIDWTLANTPADPEKIGMGGVSYGAGISLLAAGHDKRIKAVAALSGWGDLIESIYSGRTQHAQAAGLLGGAGVLTGRPSPELQQTLKDFLASNLDKEDEMIAWGAKRSPATYIDQINKNGAAVMLGNAWGDTIFPPNQYAKFYEQLTGPKRLEFRPGDHATAEATGLLGLPNDTWTSTQRWFDRYLKGEKNGIDTEAPVQLKSRSTGGYEGYPDWKSVGATKKKIDLGGSTTIRTNVDSGANGGIVLLSNALDQFLKIPPMASMPLLPRRYAGVWQSERYEAPQRVRGTAKLHTTLTSTKESGTLVAYLYDVGPLGLGKLVSNAPYTFHGKTPGKPFGVDLELFSTAYDVPAGHKLALVVDTVDPLYIEHNPSGAQLTFSSPAADPSYVSVPLREQ, translated from the coding sequence GTGGGACTTCCGCGCAAGACCCTGCGTACGACCACCGTGGGCGCCGTCTCCGCGACCCTCGTCGCCGGTGCCGCGCTCGGCCTCGCCCCGGCGGCCCAGGCGGCCCCCGCGACCGCCCCGGCGGCGAGCTCCACCGACGTGCGCTTCGTCGACATCCCCGGCGACGGCGGCACGATCCTCAAGGCCAACGTCTTCACCCCCAAGGGCGCGAAGAGCGGCGACAAGTACCCCGCGATCGTGCTGCCCACCAGCTGGGCCATGCCGCAGATCGAGTACGTCGCGCAGGCCCAGAAGCTCGCGAACTCCGGCTATGTGGTGGTCAGTTACAACTCGCGCGGCTTCTGGCAGTCCGGCGGCGAGATCGAGACCGGCGGCCCCGAGGACATCGCGGACGCCTCCAAGGTCATCGACTGGACGCTCGCGAACACCCCGGCCGACCCGGAGAAGATCGGCATGGGCGGCGTCTCGTACGGCGCGGGCATCAGCCTGCTCGCCGCGGGGCACGACAAGCGCATCAAGGCCGTCGCCGCGCTCAGCGGCTGGGGCGACCTGATCGAGTCGATCTACAGCGGCCGCACCCAGCACGCCCAGGCCGCCGGGCTGCTCGGCGGCGCCGGCGTCCTGACGGGCCGTCCGAGCCCCGAACTCCAGCAGACGCTCAAGGACTTCCTCGCGTCCAACCTGGACAAGGAGGACGAGATGATCGCGTGGGGCGCGAAGCGCTCCCCCGCGACCTACATCGACCAGATCAACAAGAACGGCGCGGCCGTCATGCTGGGCAACGCCTGGGGCGACACGATCTTCCCGCCCAACCAATACGCCAAGTTCTACGAGCAGTTGACCGGCCCCAAGCGCCTCGAGTTCCGCCCCGGCGACCACGCGACGGCCGAGGCGACCGGCCTGCTCGGCCTTCCCAACGACACCTGGACCTCCACCCAGCGCTGGTTCGACCGCTACCTCAAGGGCGAGAAGAACGGCATCGACACCGAAGCGCCCGTCCAGCTCAAGTCCCGCTCCACGGGCGGCTATGAGGGCTACCCCGACTGGAAGTCGGTCGGCGCGACGAAGAAGAAGATCGACCTCGGCGGGTCCACGACCATCCGCACGAACGTCGACTCGGGCGCCAACGGCGGCATCGTGCTGCTGTCCAACGCCCTCGACCAGTTCCTCAAGATCCCGCCGATGGCCTCGATGCCGCTGCTTCCGCGCCGTTACGCGGGCGTCTGGCAGTCCGAGAGGTACGAGGCGCCGCAGCGCGTGCGCGGGACGGCGAAGCTGCACACCACGCTCACCAGCACCAAGGAGAGCGGCACCCTCGTCGCGTACCTGTACGACGTGGGCCCGCTCGGCCTCGGCAAGCTGGTCAGCAACGCGCCGTACACCTTCCACGGCAAGACGCCCGGCAAGCCGTTCGGCGTGGACCTGGAGCTGTTCTCCACGGCCTACGACGTACCGGCGGGACACAAGCTCGCCCTGGTCGTCGACACGGTCGACCCGCTCTATATCGAGCACAACCCGTCCGGCGCGCAGCTGACCTTCTCCTCACCCGCGGCCGACCCGTCGTACGTGTCGGTGCCGCTGCGCGAGCAGTGA